In Streptomyces sp. NBC_01381, the sequence GCCTTCTACGCGACCGGCCTGGACAGGCCCAAGGGCCACACCGCCGAGCTGTCCCTGATGACGCCCGCGGAGACCGAGGCCGACCTGACCGACGCCCTGTTCGCGGCCTCCCTGCCGCAGCCCGAGGCCACGGACTGCGAACCGCCGGTGCTCAAGGAGACCGGCGGCTACCCGGGCACCTTCCTCTTCGAAGCCGTCATCCGTGCCCGCGCCGGCGCGCCGAGCGACTACTACGGAGAGAAGTTCGGGCGGGCCCTGGAGCGCATCACCAGTGCCCCGCGCGAGAAGCAGGACACGTGGATCGAGGCGGCGGCGCAGGACATCCGTGCCTGCCGTGCGCTTCCGGAGCTGCCGCGGTGACCCCTGTGCGGACCCTCCTCGCGCCAAGGAGTCCTCAGACGTGGGCCGTGCTCGCCTTCGTGCGCTGTCGGGGCCTGCCCCGGGCCACCGGCGTCGCGCTGATCGTCGCCCTGGTGGCGACCGCGTTCGCGGGGCAGCGGATGGCGGTGCCCGAGTTCCGCTATCTGGTCGACTTCAGCGTGCCGGTGGCCGAGGTCGTGCCGCTGGCCCACGCGGTCATCCTCGCGACCACGCTGTTCTCGCCGATGGCGGACCTGGAGCAGACGTCGGCCCAGCCGATGACCCGCCACCGGGGCCTGTACCTGGTGGTGCTGCTCGCCCTCGCGGTCGGCCTGAGCGCGCTGCCGCTGCTCACCGGGGCGACCGCGGAGGTGTTCGGCTCCGCGGCGCGCAATGTCGTCGGCTATCTCGGCCTCGGCATGATCAGCGCCCGCTTCTTCGGCAGCGGGCTCGCGTGGCTGCTTCCGCTCGGCATGTTCGGGCCCACGCTGCTGCTTGGCGTCGACAGCGACAACACGCCGGAGCCGTGGGCCTGGTCGCTGCATGCGTCGTCCAGTACGTCGGCCGCTGTTGTGGCGGTGGCGCTGTGGGTGATTGGCGTGGCCGCGGCTGCCACCGGACGGCCCCGCCAGACGGAGCGTGCGGAGCAGTAGCGCTCCGCTGGGTGTGCGGTCTTCGGCTGCGGGGCCGTTGTGGCTGGTCGCGCCCACGCGGCGGAGCCGCACGTGTCACAGCCCCGCGCCCCTTCGGGGCGCTCCCGAACGGCTGCGGACTTCGACAAGACTGTCCCCATGGAGTGGCGCAGTGCGGGGTTGAGCTGGGCGGGCGGGGAGCCGGTGCTTGGCTGGGAGCGAGGGGACGTCAGCCCGTTGGTGGTGGGGCGGCACCTCGGGTTCCGGGCCGCCGGGCCGCGGCGGTGCGTGGGGGCGCGGGGGAATCCGTGCCCCGATGCCGCCGTGGTGGCGGGGCGGGCGACGCAGGCCCGGTGTGCGGAGTGCGCGCGGCTCGACCGGGCGCACTCGGTGGCCGCCGACACCATCGCCGACGATCCGCGGACCTATCGCGTCTACCTGGCGTGGTTCGGGCCAGGGATGGTGAAGGTCGGGATCACCCGGGAGGAGCGTGGCGCCGCGCGGCTGCTCGAACAGGGGGCGGTGGCCTTCGCCTGGCTGGGACGGGGGCCTTTGATGGCGGCGCGGCGGGCCGAGGAGCTGCTGCGGGTCGCGCTCAAGGTGCCCGACCGCATCTCGTACGCCAGGAAGCGCGCGATCAGGTCCGCGCTGCCGGGAGCGGCGGCGCGGCGCGGCGAGTTGGAGCGGATGCACGGCTTCGCCGTCGCGCTCGACGGGTGGCCCGAATCGTTGGAGCGGCTGTCCGAAGGGACCGTGGATCACGGGGAGGTGTTCGGAGTGGAGCGGCTCGCGGGGACCCGTGGTTA encodes:
- a CDS encoding DUF2797 domain-containing protein produces the protein MEWRSAGLSWAGGEPVLGWERGDVSPLVVGRHLGFRAAGPRRCVGARGNPCPDAAVVAGRATQARCAECARLDRAHSVAADTIADDPRTYRVYLAWFGPGMVKVGITREERGAARLLEQGAVAFAWLGRGPLMAARRAEELLRVALKVPDRISYARKRAIRSALPGAAARRGELERMHGFAVALDGWPESLERLSEGTVDHGEVFGVERLAGTRGYAVTELVDGGVVSGELVAVAGPDLCLADAGRLVVLDSRLLRGWRLEGVRGATRTTVPVREVPVEQGGLF